The following DNA comes from Thermus islandicus DSM 21543.
AGGTCCTGGAGGGCCCTGCCCAAGTCCGGCATCCGGTAGGCCAGAAGGGCACCCAAGGCGAAGAGGCCGTAGAGGAAGAGGTTGGCGAAGAGGTAGAGGCCCCTATAGGTCCGGAGGAGGGCCAAGGCCTCCTGGGCCCAGGCCCGGAAGGGGGTGGGCTGGAGGAGGAGGAGGGTCCAAACGAGGGTGAAGAGCAAGAACCCCCCTCCCGCAAGGGGGGTGAGGAGGTAGGCGGGCACCCCGAGCCCCTCCGGGCGGAAGTAGATCCGCCCTACCCTTTCTCCCTCCAGGACCACCACCACCTCCCCCACCTCCTCCCCGAGGGCCGCCGGGAAGGAGACCCGGCTACCCTCCACCTTGGGGCGGTCCAGGTTCACGGAAAGCCCCTTGGGGGGCGGGGGAAAGAGGGCGTAGCGCGAAAGAAGCCGCGGGGCCTCCTCGGGGGATGCCTGGAGGACCTCCTCCATCCTTGGGGAGAGCTCCCCCTTAAGCCACCGGGAAACGCCCTCCTTGGCCACCTCCTCCGGGGCGGCCAGGGCCAGGGAGAGGAGGGCAAAGAGGAAGAAGGGGCGCACGGCCTAGACCTCCTCCAGGGGGATCCCGGCCCGGCAAAGGGGGCAGGCCTCGGGAGGGTACTGGGGGGCCTCGAGGCGCGCCAGGGCCCGGAAGGGCACGCCAAAGGCCGCCCCTCCCCCGCTCCGGTCCACCAAGGCCCCCACCCCCACCAGCACTGCACCCCGCGCCTCCGCGGCCCGGATGGCCTTGCGGACGCTTTCTCCCGTGGTCACCACGTCCTCCACGGCCAGGAAGCGGTCTCCGGGGTTGACCAGGAGCCCCTTGCGGAGGGTCATGCCCCCTCGGCCGTCCTTCTCGGCGAAGAGGGCCCTGGCCCCAAGGGCCCTCGCCACCACAAAGGAAAGGACCACGCCCCCCATGGCCGGGCCGAGGACAAATTCCAGTCGTTCCTCCTCAAAGAGCTTGCCCAAGGCCTCCCCCACGGCTTCGGCGTAAAGGGGGTGCTGCAAAAGGGCCGCCGACTGGAGAAAGACGGGAGAGTGGAGGCCCGACCTCAGGAGGAAGTGGCCCTTAAGAAGGGCCCCTGTCCTCCGGTAGAGCTCCAAAACGTCCATCCTCCCTACTCTACCAAAGCCTCCAGAAGGGCCTCCGCCGCCTCCTTCGCCGCCTCCAGGTCAGGCCTTCCCCCGGGGTAAAAGAGGGCGCGGCTTGCGGCGAGGAGAAACCCC
Coding sequences within:
- the pyrE gene encoding orotate phosphoribosyltransferase gives rise to the protein MDVLELYRRTGALLKGHFLLRSGLHSPVFLQSAALLQHPLYAEAVGEALGKLFEEERLEFVLGPAMGGVVLSFVVARALGARALFAEKDGRGGMTLRKGLLVNPGDRFLAVEDVVTTGESVRKAIRAAEARGAVLVGVGALVDRSGGGAAFGVPFRALARLEAPQYPPEACPLCRAGIPLEEV